The window ACGTcgtttcagtttccatgacaatgcgttattatgataagcaccACCTGATGGTGCAGCCAGCATCGGCTCCGTACTAGTGAACTCCTAAACGGTTTACATAGTAATACAATCTCAAACTCTACTAACATGTGATGTGAAAAAAACTTGAAGTACCAATTTACTGTCATCTCTAACTCATAAAGAACTACTATGAAAGTTTggatatgtatgtttgttactctttcacgcaaaatctactggacggattgttatgaaatttggtacacggttagcttataacctggaataacacgaGTACCCTGTATCCCGagattcccacgggagcgaagccccgggtggAAGCTAgtgttatatacatttatatttgattttatacacaattttCCCCCCCCAGTTACGACGAGAATTTGATGGGTGACGAAGAAGACAGAAAGCGCTTAGCGGCCATGTCTGAGAAGGAAAGGGAGCAGGAGATCTTTAAGCGTATCGAAAGGAGAGATCTATTGAAAActaggtatgtatttaaactgtttattttaatatatatttccatgtatataatttctaatactGGAGTCAGATTtctagtcgcctaaaggcgtCTGACTTGACTCTTGCGACtcgtatttaattatatttccatgtatataatttctaatactGGAGTCAGATTTCTAGTCACCTAAAGGCGTCTGACATGACTCTTACGACTCGATATTTTACTATGTATTTCCatgtatacagggttactggtatcaaacgcaaaagctcctaaagactacttgggtacatcaaaacaagcaacttttattctacgacttttcgtgattcgtagttttattttttcataaaaaaataggcAATCTAATATGCGAGTCTAGACATCTTAGCTCTATGCAACACATCTATGAATCGAGCAtagagttaacattttatagaaacgacattaaaactaaaaaaaaatgaaaatttttgtatttactacgtttagacaaaagtcgtagaacaaaagatgttagtctctatgtacctttaGATACCAGTAAACCTGTACAATTTGTAATGCTCGAGTCAGATTTCTAATCGCCCAAAGGCATCATACACGACTCGTTCAGCAGCAAGCGATTGCATTCTCATCGCAGGTGGGAGATCGAACGCAAATTGCGTCTAGCCAAACGTAATGCCGCCGAGAGATCAGCGTCTCCCGGTGAGATAGCGCGGAGAAGGGACGCGAGGAAAAGAAGGAAAGCTATGCGGGACACGAGACAGAAACAGCGGATGTTGGAGAAGAAAGAGTCGGACGATAAGCAGAAGGAGGCGGAGATGGAGAAAGAGGAAACACCACCGAGCCCCGGGGAAATACTCGATGACCAGAAAGACACGGGTATGTGTGtgttaaatttagatttaatattttatttgtagaagTTAGTTTCgtttaataattaagaattaagaaatttcatttaataactttttgcataaattactaaaaatgtggaatataatatcaaattgcTATACtgaaggtcccgggttctatCCCCGGTCAGATTAATAGCTCAATAAGTCTCCAACTTTGGGGGCTAAGTTGATCTGTGTGAATTTGCCATGTATTCATTACCTGagtgtattaaattattttgtgaaaaatcgacattttttcacatatttttcaacattttttcttttaacagtACAACTTTGGggttaatttttcaaaaaaaaaaacatagactacctatgtcactcctggttgttctgtctgtctctgtgcaaaatttcatcgaaatcggtcGATCACTTTTCGAAATTAtccgttacaaacaaaaatacaaatcttttttctttataatattagtgtggactagcggcccgtcccggcttcgctcgagtgaaaacataataaatcatacccctaaaccttcctcaggaatcactccaTCTTAATTGGTGggaaccgcatgaaaatccgtccactagtttttgagtttatcgcgaacagacagacagacgcggcagatgactatgttttgtaatatgtgaCAATATATCTCCACAGAAGCATCGGAGAGATCGGCTTCGCCTCTATTCGGGGCGAAGACAGAGAGGAAACGCAATGTAGACGACCGAAGGCAAAACGCTATGGCGGCGTTGAGGGCGCAAAGAGACGCCAAAGCTACTAGGGTGGAACACAAACAGAAGAAACAGCAGGAGAAAGACAAGGACAAAGATAAGGATGACGACGATGtgagtagaaaaaaaaatttttagtccattaaaaaaaattttttttgttcacaaTTTCCTGCCGGGACAGTCAAAAATGTGCTTTATGCGGCTAGTGATAAGGTTGATATTAGAAACATATAAATAGTAatcgttttataataaactatgggcaattttgtaaataaaagaaatgaacCTTATGATGTAAGTAATAAGGTTTATATTACAACACTATGGCAGTGTTGAATTCACAAAAGATGATAAAACTAATAAGAGCAGAAAACAAACAGAAGAAACAGCAGGAGAAAGACAAGGACAAAGATAAGGATGATGACGATGTGAGTAGAAAAAATTTTTAgtctgttaaaaaaatatattttcaagattTCTTGTCAGGACAGacaaaaatgtactttatgCAGCTAGTTATAAGATTGATATTAGAAACATAAATAGTAAtcgttttataattaactatgggcaattttgtaagtaaaaataaaccttattgtGTAAGTAATAAGGTTTATATTATACGCTATGGGCTAGCGTTCAGGACACAAAGAGATGCTAAAGCTACCAAACTGGAAACACAAATAGAACAAACGGCAGGAGAATAATAACAATGACGACTATGtgagtagaaaaaaaaaatcaaaaaaaatatcactacGTCTTGAGAACAGAGATTTTTGTCCAAAATTTCTTGTCAGACTTAGACTTAatctagcttttgcccgcggcttggCCCGCGTGATTTCACACGGCAGTAATTATCATTCCGGGATGAGAGGCCCTATCATCCcattcaagaagattggtcgagtagatagagcgtaacaaacttactttcgcatttataatattagttagggttAGGCTAGAATACATACTTactactaatttaaaataaactttctcTTGGTCTATATAAtgcttcacgctctatctgctcaaccgatcttcttgaaattttgcataaatgtagTGTGAAGTACGGAGAGGGACATACAGACCTTTCCTCCCGGAAAAATTAACgcggaaaattaattaattataattgataatttgtacaattttGTCAACAGGACGCGGATGCGGAAATAATAGGCGGGACGAGTAAGCAAAGTGTCAAGCTGAAAGCCTCAGATATATACTCAGACGATTCCGGATCAGATTCTGAGGAGAATAAATCCACAGGTACAATACAatggtatatatgtatgttgcaGTCTAAACTCTTATCCGGTCAAAACCACTTTTAACCAAGGAAATCAGTCAAACAAGGAGGAGAACAAATCCACATATGAAATTGGTgtttggtataggaggaacaaaaagtcgaatattttgtaatataatatatttaataatattatttaatcaaagtaataaccattattatctatgcgCTTTTGCCATCTCGtaggtagttcattgatccctttactaaaaaaaaccattcggacgggaatcaataaaatctttgaaggcggtTTGGACTGCCCTATCGGAGTCGAATTTCTTCCCTTGAAGAAGTTATCCAAATTTCGAATAAAAATGGTAATCTGTTGGAGCAAGGTCCGGGGAGTACGGTGGATGTCTTAGACATTCCAATTGAAGCTCCTCTAATTTGGTGGCCGTCTGTTGTGCAGTGTGTGGTCTAGCGTTGTCGTGAAGCAGCAGTAGCGTGGAGCGATTTACCAGCTTCGGTTGTTTAGAAGCTAGCTTTTCCATCATAGTTTGCAATTGCTGACAATCCCGTCAGTCTGTCGTAATCGTCTGGCCAGATTTgagaaaactgtaatgaacGACACCGGCACTAGTCCACCAAACGcttacaagtaacttttttttggGTCAATTTTCGCTTGGGGCACGATTTGACCGGCTGGCCAGGTTCAGCCATTGCGATGAGCGTTTCCGATTATCGTAGAGAATCCACTTTTGATCAcaggtaatgatttgattttgaaaacccttcattattgtgccggttaagtaatgtaacgcAGCAGTCGACACGCGTTTTCCGGTTTGCTTCACTCAATTCGTGAGGTACCCACCTTTCAAGTGTCTTAATCTTCCCAATTTGCTTCAAgtgaattaaaatagttttatcactaacaccgAAGCCTAAAGCTAACTCGGACGTGGTTTGCGATGGATCCGCTTCCACAATAGCCCTCAATTCTTGATTATCAACTAGGGTCTCCGGCCGTCCATGGGGCTTGTTCTGCAGGtcgaaatttccagaacgaaaacgttgaaaccaaaaacgcactgtgttttattttgcgacacgaccgccatacacatcattaacccttcgtgccgtttccgcagcactggtgccacgctggaactcgtactcgtaaataacgcgatatttcaagttttccattttgtaaactgagtgacgcaaacagaaaaatcagaagaaaacaagaacaaatgaatgacggttaacgaaacacaaatacatgtgtaaatagctgtataaatttgaatttggaattccgaaccaaagaggagaaatttgtgattaaagtggccagtacaagaaaacgccaatttcatatgtaaggacctaatatattatgtatgttgcAGTCTAAACTCTTATCCGGTCGAAACCACTTTTAACCAAGAAAATCAATCAAACAAAACTACTTTTTACTGATTTCGTTgggttttcttttttattatgattgtcATAAAGACTTTTAGCATAGGGGTGTAATAGGTATGtgagaaaattgtaaataggtaCACACTACTCTTCTGCTATCGTATACAGAAACAGGCGTGTATCTTATCTACCTCGTTATTTCATTAAGACGTAAGAGTAAGAAACTCTTATCCAAGGAAATCGGTATAAACTACTTTTGACCGAAAAAGTTggtcaaaaattgttttgactGAAAACCTTTAGTCAATAGTTAGTTTTGACTGTAAATTTGTGGTTTTAAAGTACTTTTGACCAAAGGCTCATTTACATTATGCAAGTTTCTTGTATATTCAAGAGCAATAATTGAATGAAATcaatttgtgcaataattggctttaaaaaattgtaagcaTCTGTTTATATGCAAAAAATGGTACTCAATTATCACATGCAAGTTTTGACAAGAACCAATTGCAAGCGACTTTTGTTTACACCAATACGATTATATTTAGGATACTATCGCTTTCAAGTTTTGACTTTTCTAAACGCAAGCTTGtatgaatatttacaattttttgacGAGTTGCTACGAGTTTTGCAAGTATTTGTGTCTGCAAATTTTTCAGTAAATTGTTGTACGTTTGAAGAAGGGTGTGCCTGAAGTTTATACCATTGTGTAGACTTATATTATTGtgcataaaatcaaaatcaaatcatttattcagaaattaggccttcacaggcactttttcacgtcatatctaaattaaattatgtttaccaaagctagaaactactagcatttcggaacgaccactgctgagaagaaatgccgaaagaaactcattcaaacagtgttggtccctattatgccagaagggcttaccatcttttaaatataaatttatgtataattttttattcataatgtaAATGAGCCTTTATACCCTTTTACCCTACTATTGGCTGaaacatttatatgtatataatatgtatatatgactAGGATtgagacctttcggttcacaggcgtaTTAACAATTACACCACCGGTGCTGACGTGAAAATTTTTTGTGAAGATctaatgtttttatgtatatatttatttaattactagatattgcccggggcttcgctcccgtggaaattttgagataaaatatagcctatagcaacttagataatgtacctttgtaatggtgaaagaattttcgtaatcggttcggtagtttcggagattgcccgcctcaaacatacaaactcacaaacggtTTTacctcattattataatagtataaatttattcattcattcaggTCGCCGCAGCTCGACCAGTTCCTCGTCGTCAGACGGAGAAGAGGAGAAGAAGAAGCGAGACAGCAGACGCAGCGAAGAAGTTGAAGTGAGATACGCGGACTCGAGGGAACAGATCAACAAACTTAGATTAAGCAGGTCAGTTGGTTTCAGGTTGTTTTTAACCCCCCCGACGAAAAAAGAGCGGTGTtgtaagtttgaccgctaagttaAGTTACCTTTATATTACCGTATAAGACCGTTAAATGTGTTATATAGCATTTtttgacctcggtggcgcagtggtaaggttcttgccactggaccgggaggtcccgggttcgatccccggtcgggtcatggtggaaaatgatctttttctgattggcccgggtcttggatgtttatctatatatgtatatgttataaaatatatacaatacgttataaaatatatataatacataacacaagtttcaaacttagtttggggctatctctatctgtgtgatttgtcctaatataattatttatttatttatctcttgGAAAACGATGTTTCCCAATATtccggcacccgaatatgctacattgttgtacaTTTTCACAAACGTATGCTTACaaaatgaaaggattaataaagtctCCAAAATTAACGTTCTCATCAACTtggcaaaaggcggcaaagcttttgtttaCCAACCATACAGTGCTGCACTCTGTCGGGATAAATGCGCagtaatactataaatataatatacacactcgatatgaacgaacgaatgaatgaatgaacgattTTTCAGGTTTAAATTAGAACGCCTGGTCCACCTCCCGTTCTTCGCTCGAGTGGTCACTGGCTGCTTTGTGAGAATCGGCATCGGGAACAACAACGGCAATCCCGTTTACAGGGTGAGTTGCAAACTACTAGCTTCTGCCCGCGACTGCGTCCGCGTGCGCGAATATCTAGTGGGTTTGACGCTAAAtgtgcataatattttatatgttttctttatgcaataaagtgataacaaataaaactaaaaaaaaaacgtttgaATTTGTTATCATGTTATCACTagtgttcgccgcgaacttagacctcgtgaacacaatattttttttacaaaattgtgaatatttcaaaaattgaaaggggtaaaaaacttttatatgaaagttctacaccgttaaAGTTAGtcacttgaaaatttggattttagttgtttacttattttaatagtttcaaatttttctgaaaattaaccctcaaccccttcaattgtgaaagattgtatggaacttaatacaaaattttaaaaaaaggtgaaaattggtaaacataactcttcatcatttttctaaaagaatgaccgagattttactatgaaattcacgcgggcgaagccgcaggcaaaatctagttacctatattttttttttattacaggtGGCAGAAATAATAGACGTTTATGAAACGGCGAAAGTGTACAATTTGGGGAACACAAGGACGAATAAGGGGTTGAAACTGCGGCACGGAACCCAGGACAGGGTGTTCAGATTGGAGTTTGTTAGCAATcaggtatgtatttattttttaagtcttTAGGTCTTTCGCTTGCTCGATCAATAACATtcgaaattttgtattcaattCAGGATGATATAAATCagttattgacgtcaaaaaattatttaaactaagtctactgccggcttccaaagcgcaggtgaagaagaagcggcgcaacaaacttcaccgcagccttttcttcaaagataattaacaaatgtcttatacatatattaaaaactataatcacgaatttaaattattttaatttttttttccttatttaaaatgacaaaattttttaatataaataatggaaaaacgaaaattttatattttcaataaaattatagaaagctagatgttgcccggggcttcgctcccgtgggaattttgagataaaatatagcctatagcaatcttggataatgtacctttccaatGGCGAAAGAAtgtttgaaatcggttcggtagtttcggagattacccgcctcaaacatacaaactcacaaacggttacctctttataataatagtataagattggcaaaatgtatataggtatatataaaacttaaatgtacaaaacataCGTGATCATACAGATGGATAGATATGACAAAATCCCTCTCTCCGCGCAGGAATTTACGGACGGCGAGTTCCAGAAGTGGAACAAGGCGATCAAGGACGCGAACAAGAAACCACCCACAATGGACTTTGTCAGGTCAAAGATACAGGAAGTTAAAGAAGCGCTCATGTATGAGTTTAAGGTAAGTACAcacaaattttgatgaaatttagtgttTAAGTAGCtgttattttggttttaacacgtaataatttaagtatagtaactaagtttgtttgttaccacttcacgcactatctactcgaccaatcttcttgaaattttgcatacatgtagtttgaagtacggggAAGGAcgtagggtacctttcatcctcgaataaataacagtgaaaacatGCGGGCTAAGctaattcaaatcaaatcaaaatcaaatcatttattcagaaattaggccttcacaggcactttttcacgtcatattctaaattaaatgatgtttaccaaagctaacggaacgaccactgctgagaagaaatgccgaaagaaactcattcaaacagtgttggtccctattatgccagaagtgcttaccattttttaaatataaattctcaaatccatactaatattctaaagaggaaagatttatatttttgtttgtaatgaattaactcaaaaactagtagattttgatgaaactttgGCGCAGATACAGGCGAAACGTTCGGGAGGGACATAG of the Plodia interpunctella isolate USDA-ARS_2022_Savannah chromosome 26, ilPloInte3.2, whole genome shotgun sequence genome contains:
- the Rtf1 gene encoding RNA polymerase-associated protein Rtf1, giving the protein MAKRKNKPLIDSDSSSECSDLDSQFLNLAKKKKKGDSPPPSKSKAQSSDSESDYDDDDNKKNSKSSSSGSDSDSDAGSNVSSKKTSRNNSRKPSTDHSDDGKRRPEPPKSDVRRSTDSAGSGKKKDTYSEPEEGEVSSHSSDNDSIDSEDEFDDGYDENLMGDEEDRKRLAAMSEKEREQEIFKRIERRDLLKTRWEIERKLRLAKRNAAERSASPGEIARRRDARKRRKAMRDTRQKQRMLEKKESDDKQKEAEMEKEETPPSPGEILDDQKDTEASERSASPLFGAKTERKRNVDDRRQNAMAALRAQRDAKATRVEHKQKKQQEKDKDKDKDDDDDADAEIIGGTSKQSVKLKASDIYSDDSGSDSEENKSTGRRSSTSSSSSDGEEEKKKRDSRRSEEVEVRYADSREQINKLRLSRFKLERLVHLPFFARVVTGCFVRIGIGNNNGNPVYRVAEIIDVYETAKVYNLGNTRTNKGLKLRHGTQDRVFRLEFVSNQEFTDGEFQKWNKAIKDANKKPPTMDFVRSKIQEVKEALMYEFKEEDIEKIVAEKERFRSHPTNYAMKKTQLMKERDVAQLRGDDELVLDLNAKIQELEERANHLDKTRTSSIQSISYINNRNRKLNVETAEKAILEEVKAMKGKKTDDPFTRRHTKPVMNFKSHQGNRSQELLRNEAEQEELEKQQQQEDREEKERQEKERLHQQESDKTRPPKPSSTDTASLYSLHDFDINIELDLPVAKAVSSQPKQLTTKVKETGPKRSLNLEEYKKRHGLI